In Massilia antarctica, the following are encoded in one genomic region:
- a CDS encoding ATP-binding protein, with product MSKRPRGWERCLPQSLLGRLTLLMVAGVMLTQLTGNYIWASQRRAESEVEVANAAQQLGHSAASAVRFFLSLPPNYRPLIIQQFGEMGGTRFFVGLNRDAVAAESIGPQPLADIALGTVQSTLHADLPNNRNMRVAFVWPEQLVVADDGTRLSALPESRVRQIVLAKPAPVLLMQVEMEPGHWLYLATLMPSPYFLDSGKLFTRDHLLLHALSLLAVVMLSIPVVRWTTRPLAALSEAATAFGNGERMPALPETGSREFVNTARAFGAMRERIGRYIDDRERLFVSISHDLRTPIMRLKLRAELLDDDTLRAEFHEDIDELEMMVKGALQCVKDSDIHETPTEIRLDAFLARMVRGAQLAGHEVSFDPTGLSVTAKPLALKRAIGNLLENALHYGERAQIAVRAVGSSIRIAVRDHGPGVPEDALAQLFEPYVRLEHGRKQNSSGMGLGLGIARGIAQAHGGQLLLQNAEGGGFCATLVLPNASGGG from the coding sequence ATGAGTAAGCGCCCGCGCGGCTGGGAGCGCTGCCTGCCGCAATCCTTGCTCGGACGGCTGACCTTGCTGATGGTGGCCGGCGTGATGCTGACCCAGCTGACCGGTAATTACATCTGGGCCAGCCAGCGCCGCGCCGAGTCAGAGGTCGAGGTCGCCAATGCAGCCCAGCAGCTCGGCCACAGCGCCGCCAGCGCCGTGCGCTTCTTTTTGAGCTTGCCGCCGAATTACCGGCCCCTGATCATCCAGCAATTCGGCGAAATGGGAGGCACCCGCTTTTTCGTCGGCCTGAACCGCGACGCGGTGGCGGCCGAGAGCATCGGACCGCAGCCGCTGGCCGATATCGCGCTCGGCACCGTGCAGTCCACCCTGCACGCCGACCTGCCCAACAACCGCAATATGCGGGTCGCCTTTGTGTGGCCCGAGCAGCTGGTGGTGGCCGACGACGGCACCCGCCTGTCGGCCCTGCCGGAGAGCCGGGTGCGCCAGATCGTGCTGGCCAAGCCGGCCCCGGTGCTGCTGATGCAGGTGGAAATGGAGCCGGGCCACTGGCTGTACCTGGCCACCCTGATGCCCAGTCCCTATTTTCTCGACAGCGGCAAGCTGTTTACGCGCGACCACCTGCTGCTGCACGCATTGTCCTTGCTGGCGGTGGTGATGCTGTCGATTCCCGTGGTGCGCTGGACCACGCGCCCGCTGGCGGCGCTGTCGGAAGCGGCCACCGCCTTCGGCAACGGCGAGCGCATGCCGGCCCTGCCGGAAACCGGCAGCCGCGAATTCGTCAACACCGCGCGCGCTTTTGGCGCCATGCGCGAGCGCATCGGCCGCTACATCGACGACCGCGAACGTCTGTTCGTGTCGATCTCGCACGACCTGCGCACCCCCATCATGCGCCTCAAGCTGCGCGCCGAACTGCTCGACGACGATACCCTGCGCGCCGAATTCCACGAAGATATCGATGAACTGGAAATGATGGTCAAGGGCGCGCTCCAGTGCGTCAAAGACAGCGATATCCATGAAACCCCGACCGAAATCCGGCTCGATGCGTTTTTGGCGCGCATGGTGCGCGGCGCCCAGCTGGCCGGGCACGAAGTGTCGTTCGACCCCACCGGCCTGTCGGTGACGGCCAAGCCGCTGGCGCTCAAGCGCGCCATCGGCAACCTGCTGGAGAACGCGCTGCATTACGGCGAACGGGCCCAGATCGCCGTGCGCGCGGTCGGATCGAGCATCCGCATCGCGGTGCGCGACCACGGTCCCGGCGTGCCGGAAGACGCGCTGGCCCAGTTGTTCGAGCCGTATGTCCGCCTCGAACACGGGCGCAAGCAAAATAGCAGCGGCATGGGCCTGGGACTGGGCATCGCGCGCGGCATCGCCCAGGCCCACGGCGGCCAGCTGCTGCTGCAAAACGCCGAGGGCGGCGGCTTTTGCGCCACCCTGGTGCTGCCCAACGCGTCCGGGGGAGGCTGA
- a CDS encoding class I SAM-dependent methyltransferase: MSLPVPDSDALAASHALQNLIAAEIARHDGAISFARFMELALYAPGLGYYTGGAAKLGAAGDFVTAPEISSLFGAALAQVAAPLMAQSAPAILEFGAGTGKLAFDVLTALAADGVPVASYAIMELSGELCARQQEALKDFPQVRWLDDFPSSFDGVVLANEVLDAMPVALVRKEAGLWRELTVTVEEGEFAWLARQPDGALAAQIARQIPDADLLPDGYLTEVHPVACGFMGSLARMFGTGKGAAILLDYGFPAHEFYLDQRIGGTLMCHYRHHAHPEPFYLPGLQDITAHVDFTAMALAAQDAGLDVLAYMNQASFLLGAGIGELLLRHDPSDPMRYLPQSKALQKLVSPAEMGELFKVLVVGSGVTLPDVLARADRSHRL; encoded by the coding sequence ATGTCCCTTCCAGTCCCCGATAGCGACGCCCTGGCCGCGTCCCACGCCCTGCAAAACCTGATCGCCGCCGAAATTGCGCGGCACGACGGTGCGATCTCCTTTGCCCGCTTCATGGAACTGGCGCTGTATGCGCCCGGCCTGGGCTACTACACCGGCGGCGCCGCCAAGCTGGGCGCGGCCGGCGACTTTGTCACCGCGCCCGAAATCAGTTCCCTGTTCGGTGCCGCGCTGGCGCAGGTGGCCGCGCCGCTCATGGCGCAAAGCGCGCCGGCGATCCTGGAATTCGGCGCCGGTACCGGCAAGCTGGCGTTCGACGTGCTCACCGCGCTGGCGGCCGACGGCGTGCCGGTGGCGAGCTACGCGATCATGGAACTGTCGGGCGAACTGTGCGCGCGCCAGCAGGAAGCGCTGAAAGACTTCCCGCAGGTGCGCTGGCTGGACGACTTCCCTTCCTCCTTCGACGGCGTGGTGCTGGCCAACGAAGTGCTCGACGCCATGCCGGTGGCGCTGGTGCGCAAGGAGGCGGGGTTGTGGCGCGAGTTGACGGTCACGGTGGAAGAGGGCGAGTTCGCCTGGCTGGCGCGCCAACCCGATGGCGCGCTGGCGGCCCAGATCGCGCGCCAGATTCCGGACGCCGACCTGCTGCCGGACGGCTACCTGACCGAGGTCCATCCCGTGGCCTGCGGTTTCATGGGGTCGCTGGCGCGCATGTTCGGCACTGGCAAGGGCGCCGCCATCCTGCTCGACTACGGTTTTCCGGCGCACGAGTTCTATCTCGACCAGCGGATCGGCGGCACCCTGATGTGCCATTACCGCCACCACGCCCATCCGGAACCGTTCTACCTGCCCGGCTTGCAGGACATCACCGCCCACGTCGACTTCACCGCCATGGCGCTGGCCGCCCAGGATGCCGGCCTGGACGTACTGGCCTACATGAACCAGGCCTCGTTTTTGCTCGGGGCCGGCATCGGCGAGCTGCTGCTGCGGCACGACCCGTCCGACCCGATGCGCTACCTGCCGCAGTCCAAGGCCCTGCAAAAGCTCGTGTCGCCAGCCGAAATGGGCGAATTGTTCAAGGTGCTGGTGGTGGGCAGCGGCGTGACCCTGCCCGACGTGCTGGCGCGGGCCGACCGCAGCCACCGCCTGTAG
- a CDS encoding ABC transporter substrate-binding protein, whose amino-acid sequence MGKLPRQASACGRRLLTALALAVLVLPASGGEPKARAEAKAGTKAEAEAKPAAESLQVLHWWQSASERRAVDLLAERLGQQHVQWRDAMVPGGSGIGAGIVLRSRVLAKDAPEVAQLNGIVIRDWARLGLLADLDEVAARGDWERQLLPAIAALIRPGQHVVAAPLGIHRINILFHNRALFARHGLSAPVTWPDFERAAAVLARAGVTPLAQSSEPWQVATLFETLVLAEGGAAYFRQLFQQREPAAFADPRLGRALTHLRGLKKWMGAPVRELSWAEEVRQVADGSAGMLVMGDWAKGELNAMGLNSDRDIGCGAVPGTAAFHLYNVDMLSMLAERPAQRAAQETLAALVMQPALQRDYSRVKGSVPVLRAPDLAAMDACARASWTLFATSPAGQVPSMVHRMATDETARDAMVAELHRFFLNERVSVADTQRRLGVIGRRPQDR is encoded by the coding sequence ATGGGCAAGTTGCCCCGGCAGGCAAGCGCGTGCGGCAGGCGCTTGCTGACCGCGCTGGCGCTCGCTGTGCTGGTGCTGCCGGCATCGGGGGGCGAACCCAAGGCCAGGGCCGAGGCCAAGGCCGGGACCAAGGCCGAAGCCGAAGCCAAGCCCGCGGCCGAGTCGCTGCAGGTGCTGCACTGGTGGCAGTCGGCCAGCGAGCGGCGCGCGGTCGACCTGCTGGCCGAGCGCCTCGGCCAGCAGCACGTGCAGTGGCGCGACGCCATGGTGCCGGGCGGCTCGGGCATCGGCGCCGGCATCGTGCTGCGCAGCCGGGTGCTGGCCAAGGATGCGCCGGAAGTCGCCCAGCTCAATGGGATCGTGATCCGCGACTGGGCCCGGCTCGGCCTGCTGGCCGATCTGGACGAGGTGGCCGCGCGCGGCGACTGGGAGCGCCAGTTGTTGCCCGCTATTGCGGCCCTAATCCGGCCCGGCCAGCATGTGGTGGCGGCCCCGCTCGGCATCCACCGCATCAATATCCTGTTTCACAACCGCGCCCTGTTCGCCCGTCACGGCTTGAGCGCGCCGGTCACCTGGCCCGATTTCGAACGCGCCGCCGCCGTGCTTGCGCGCGCCGGCGTGACGCCACTGGCGCAAAGCAGCGAACCATGGCAGGTCGCCACCCTGTTCGAAACCCTGGTGCTGGCCGAGGGCGGGGCGGCGTATTTTCGCCAGTTGTTCCAGCAGCGCGAGCCGGCCGCCTTCGCCGATCCGCGCCTGGGTCGCGCGCTGACGCACCTGCGCGGCCTCAAGAAGTGGATGGGCGCGCCCGTGCGCGAACTGAGCTGGGCCGAGGAAGTGCGCCAGGTGGCCGACGGCAGCGCCGGCATGCTGGTCATGGGCGACTGGGCCAAAGGCGAGCTCAACGCCATGGGATTGAACAGCGACCGCGATATCGGCTGCGGTGCCGTGCCCGGTACCGCCGCCTTTCACCTGTATAACGTCGACATGCTCAGCATGCTGGCCGAGCGCCCGGCCCAGCGCGCCGCCCAGGAAACCCTGGCGGCCTTGGTCATGCAGCCGGCCCTGCAGCGCGACTACAGCAGGGTCAAGGGTTCGGTGCCGGTGCTGCGCGCACCCGACCTGGCCGCCATGGATGCCTGCGCGCGCGCTTCCTGGACCCTGTTCGCCACGTCCCCGGCCGGGCAGGTGCCGAGCATGGTGCACCGCATGGCCACCGATGAAACCGCACGCGACGCCATGGTGGCCGAGCTGCACCGCTTTTTTCTTAACGAAAGGGTAAGCGTTGCCGATACCCAACGCCGTTTAGGCGTGATCGGCCGCCGCCCGCAAGACAGGTAA
- a CDS encoding J domain-containing protein — translation MAKIHTHYDNLKVARLAPQEVIRAAYKALSQKYHPDKNPGDEKAARIMAILNSAYGTLSDPVRRKEHDEWIAAEEWEIEWLESTRTEEGRDKPRHDAPPAWDAAPVAVVPPYRAVRDPRWWFGLMLCFGLGCAAGAFFLGQERAVPVPVVLAAALGTAGTGASTAAGPAPDARADGWAVAKPHVADAGQRPPDIRTLGVTELVVPARVADCESELHSLIAPNGEPWPAQSGYVDGFPIGNQGPETQISIDNTRNGSPVLVKIFDLDRRSNVRHVYVLARDSFVVDRLAAGKYEVRYQNVDVGGSQAECVGRRKQAAAARPLDPG, via the coding sequence ATGGCCAAGATCCACACACATTATGACAACCTGAAGGTGGCGCGCCTGGCGCCGCAGGAAGTTATCCGGGCCGCCTACAAGGCCTTGAGCCAGAAATACCATCCCGACAAAAATCCCGGCGACGAGAAGGCCGCGCGCATCATGGCGATCCTCAACAGCGCCTACGGCACCTTGTCCGACCCGGTGCGGCGCAAGGAGCACGACGAGTGGATCGCGGCCGAGGAGTGGGAAATCGAATGGCTGGAAAGCACCCGCACCGAGGAGGGGCGCGACAAGCCGCGCCATGACGCGCCGCCGGCATGGGATGCGGCGCCGGTCGCGGTGGTGCCGCCGTACCGGGCCGTGCGCGATCCGCGCTGGTGGTTCGGGCTGATGCTGTGTTTTGGTTTGGGTTGCGCGGCCGGCGCCTTTTTCCTGGGCCAGGAGCGGGCGGTGCCGGTGCCGGTGGTGCTGGCGGCGGCGCTGGGAACGGCGGGCACGGGGGCGTCCACGGCTGCCGGCCCGGCGCCCGATGCGCGCGCCGACGGCTGGGCGGTGGCCAAGCCGCACGTGGCCGATGCCGGCCAGCGCCCGCCCGATATCCGCACCCTGGGCGTGACCGAACTGGTGGTGCCGGCGCGGGTGGCCGACTGCGAGAGCGAACTGCACTCCCTGATCGCGCCCAACGGCGAGCCGTGGCCGGCGCAGTCGGGCTATGTGGACGGTTTCCCGATCGGGAACCAGGGACCGGAAACCCAGATCAGCATCGACAACACGCGCAACGGCTCGCCGGTGCTGGTCAAGATTTTCGATCTCGACCGGCGCTCGAACGTGCGCCATGTGTATGTGCTGGCGCGCGACAGCTTCGTGGTCGACCGCCTCGCGGCCGGCAAGTATGAAGTGCGCTACCAGAATGTGGACGTGGGCGGTAGCCAGGCCGAGTGCGTGGGCCGGCGCAAGCAGGCGGCCGCGGCGCGTCCTCTTGATCCGGGTTGA
- a CDS encoding ABC transporter substrate-binding protein yields MKIKHLKSLLAAAGLVTLAGMAQAAPQVEVLHYWTSGGEAKSIAELKKMMEAKGVVWKDFAVAGGAGENATTALKARVIANSPPTAAQIKGPAIQEWGNEGVLANIDSAATAGKWDSLLPPVISNVMKYKGHYVAAPVNVHRVNWLWINPAVLAKAGAKTPTNFDEFFAAADKIKKAGLVAIAHGGQPWQDTTIFETVVLGIGGADFYNKSLVKLDPASLTSPTMIKSFETLAKIKTYIDKDAAGRDWNLATAMVINGKAGMQFMGDWAKGEFTAAGKVAGKDFLCVAAPGTEKSFTFNIDSLAMFTVKNPEEQKAQLTLASAVMSPEFQEVFNLNKGSIPARANISRAKFDSCATKSMDDMAASNKGNALLPSLAHGMALDSAKAGAIQDVVAKFMNSTMTPQAAVQALAKAAKTQ; encoded by the coding sequence ATGAAAATCAAACACCTCAAATCGCTCCTGGCCGCGGCCGGCCTGGTCACCCTGGCCGGCATGGCGCAAGCCGCGCCGCAAGTCGAAGTGCTGCACTACTGGACCTCCGGCGGTGAAGCCAAGTCGATCGCCGAACTGAAGAAAATGATGGAAGCGAAGGGCGTGGTCTGGAAAGACTTCGCGGTCGCTGGCGGCGCCGGCGAAAACGCCACCACCGCCCTGAAGGCGCGCGTGATCGCCAACAGCCCGCCGACCGCCGCCCAGATCAAGGGCCCGGCCATCCAGGAATGGGGCAATGAAGGCGTGCTGGCCAATATCGACAGCGCCGCCACCGCCGGCAAGTGGGATAGCCTGCTGCCGCCGGTCATCTCCAACGTCATGAAATACAAAGGCCACTATGTCGCCGCGCCGGTCAATGTGCACCGCGTCAACTGGCTGTGGATCAACCCTGCGGTACTGGCCAAGGCCGGCGCCAAGACCCCGACCAACTTCGACGAATTCTTCGCCGCCGCCGACAAGATCAAGAAAGCCGGCCTGGTGGCGATCGCCCACGGCGGCCAGCCATGGCAGGACACGACCATCTTTGAAACGGTGGTACTGGGCATCGGCGGCGCCGACTTCTACAACAAGTCCCTGGTCAAGCTCGACCCGGCCAGCCTGACCAGCCCGACCATGATCAAGTCCTTCGAGACCCTGGCGAAAATCAAGACCTACATCGACAAGGATGCCGCTGGCCGCGACTGGAACCTGGCGACCGCCATGGTCATCAACGGCAAGGCCGGCATGCAATTCATGGGCGACTGGGCCAAGGGCGAATTCACCGCCGCCGGCAAGGTTGCGGGCAAGGACTTCCTGTGCGTGGCAGCGCCAGGCACCGAGAAATCGTTCACCTTCAACATCGATTCGCTGGCCATGTTCACGGTCAAGAATCCGGAAGAGCAGAAAGCCCAGCTGACCCTGGCGTCGGCCGTGATGAGCCCGGAATTCCAGGAAGTGTTCAACCTGAACAAGGGTTCGATCCCGGCGCGCGCCAACATTTCCCGCGCCAAGTTCGACAGCTGCGCCACCAAGTCGATGGATGACATGGCCGCCAGCAACAAGGGCAACGCCCTGCTGCCAAGCCTGGCCCACGGCATGGCGCTCGATTCGGCCAAGGCCGGCGCGATCCAGGACGTGGTGGCCAAGTTCATGAACTCCACCATGACCCCTCAGGCAGCGGTGCAGGCACTGGCCAAGGCAGCAAAAACGCAGTAA
- a CDS encoding response regulator, with product MRNILIVDDDQKIRTLLKTYLEKNQYSVTLAHNGASFFTEFNRSVDTLSLVILDVMLPDTDGFALCQAVRRRSNVPIIMLTASSDEADRVVGLELGADDYISKPHSPRELLARIKAIHRRTGMEAAAPPRYHRFGGFTIDTVERKVVDHVGTPVPLSGLDFQLLKYFIDHAGEILDRSVLCEATRGRDAGPFDRFLDVQISRLRLRFNDCGKQPWLIKTVRGAGYVFAASVISSHE from the coding sequence ATGCGAAACATCCTTATCGTCGACGATGACCAGAAGATCAGGACACTGCTCAAGACTTACCTGGAAAAGAACCAGTATTCGGTCACCCTGGCGCACAACGGCGCGTCCTTTTTTACTGAATTTAACCGCAGCGTGGATACCCTGTCCCTGGTGATCCTGGACGTCATGCTGCCCGACACCGACGGCTTTGCCCTGTGCCAGGCGGTGCGGCGCCGCTCGAACGTGCCCATCATCATGCTCACCGCCAGTTCCGACGAAGCCGACCGGGTGGTCGGGCTGGAACTCGGGGCCGACGACTATATTTCCAAGCCGCACAGCCCGCGCGAGCTGCTGGCGCGCATCAAGGCGATTCACCGCCGCACCGGCATGGAAGCGGCGGCGCCGCCGCGCTATCACCGTTTCGGCGGCTTTACCATCGACACCGTCGAGCGCAAGGTGGTCGACCATGTCGGCACGCCGGTGCCGCTGTCGGGGCTCGATTTCCAGCTGCTCAAGTATTTCATCGATCATGCCGGCGAAATCCTCGACCGCAGCGTGCTGTGCGAAGCCACGCGCGGGCGCGACGCCGGGCCGTTCGACCGCTTCCTCGATGTGCAGATCAGCCGCCTGCGCCTGCGTTTCAACGATTGCGGCAAGCAGCCGTGGCTGATCAAGACCGTGCGCGGTGCCGGCTATGTCTTCGCCGCCAGCGTCATCAGCAGCCATGAGTAA
- a CDS encoding carbohydrate ABC transporter permease, with amino-acid sequence MARLVLAPTILMSLVFVYGFIVLTAFLSLTESRMMPRFEYAGFGQYTTLFGLDRWWTAAANLGIFGGLFILLCLAIGLSIAILLDQRIRAEGALRAIYLYPMALSFIVTGAAWKWILNPGLGLEKMLHDWGFVNARLDWLVDSDMAIYTVVIAGVWQSSGFVMALFLAGLRGVDDAIIKAAMVDGASLPTIYLRIVIPALRPVFFSVLLVLSHIAIKSFDLVMALTAGGPGTSSDVPAIFMYQFSFTRGQLGLGAASAMMMLATVLAVLVPLMYLETKGARHGR; translated from the coding sequence ATGGCGCGCCTGGTGCTGGCGCCCACCATCCTGATGTCGCTGGTATTCGTGTACGGCTTTATCGTGCTGACCGCCTTCCTGTCGCTGACCGAATCGCGCATGATGCCGCGCTTCGAGTACGCCGGCTTCGGCCAGTACACCACCCTGTTCGGCCTGGATCGCTGGTGGACCGCGGCGGCCAACCTGGGCATCTTCGGCGGCCTGTTCATTTTGCTGTGCTTGGCCATCGGCCTGTCGATCGCGATCCTGCTCGACCAGCGCATCCGCGCCGAGGGCGCCCTGCGCGCGATCTACCTGTACCCGATGGCGCTGTCCTTCATCGTCACCGGCGCGGCGTGGAAGTGGATTCTTAACCCCGGCCTCGGGCTGGAAAAAATGCTGCACGACTGGGGTTTCGTCAACGCTAGGCTCGACTGGCTGGTCGACTCCGACATGGCGATTTACACGGTCGTCATCGCCGGCGTGTGGCAATCGTCGGGTTTTGTGATGGCGCTGTTCCTGGCCGGTTTGCGTGGCGTCGATGACGCCATCATCAAGGCCGCCATGGTCGATGGCGCCAGCCTGCCCACGATCTACCTGCGCATCGTCATTCCGGCGCTGCGGCCGGTGTTCTTCAGCGTGCTGCTGGTGCTGTCGCACATCGCCATCAAGAGTTTCGATCTGGTGATGGCGCTGACCGCCGGCGGACCGGGCACCTCGTCCGACGTGCCGGCCATTTTCATGTACCAGTTCTCGTTCACGCGCGGCCAGCTTGGCCTGGGCGCGGCGTCGGCCATGATGATGCTGGCCACCGTGCTGGCGGTGCTGGTGCCACTCATGTACCTCGAAACCAAAGGAGCGCGCCATGGACGCTGA
- a CDS encoding carbohydrate ABC transporter permease, whose protein sequence is MDADQKQLTPGRIFIYVLLTLVALYYLAPLYVMLTTSFKSLEQIRTGTILDLPLAPTTEAWTRAWSGACTGVRCEGLAPYFWNSVSMTIPAVLISSLIGSLNGYVLAHWRFRGSNVVFTALMVGCFIPFQVVILPMARLLGMAGLANTTTGLIIVHIIYGVAFTTLFFRNYYVTVPEELVNAARIDGAGFFTIYRRVIFPLSLPIFMVCFIWQFTQIWNDFLFGVVFGGADAQPVTVALNNLVNTSTGVTEYNVNMAAAIIAALPTLGLYLVAGKYFVRGLTAGAVKG, encoded by the coding sequence ATGGACGCTGATCAGAAGCAGCTCACCCCGGGGCGTATTTTCATCTATGTGCTGCTGACCCTGGTGGCCTTGTACTACCTGGCGCCGCTGTACGTGATGCTCACCACCTCGTTCAAGTCGCTCGAGCAGATCCGCACCGGTACCATCCTCGACCTGCCGCTGGCCCCGACCACCGAAGCCTGGACGCGCGCCTGGAGCGGCGCCTGTACCGGCGTGCGCTGCGAGGGCCTGGCGCCCTACTTCTGGAATTCGGTCAGCATGACGATACCGGCGGTGCTCATTTCGAGCCTGATCGGTTCCCTCAACGGCTACGTGCTGGCGCACTGGCGCTTTCGCGGCTCGAACGTGGTGTTCACGGCCCTGATGGTGGGCTGCTTCATTCCGTTCCAGGTAGTGATTTTGCCGATGGCGCGCCTGCTCGGCATGGCCGGCCTGGCCAACACCACCACCGGCCTGATCATCGTGCACATCATCTATGGGGTGGCGTTTACCACCCTGTTCTTCCGTAACTACTACGTCACCGTGCCGGAAGAATTGGTGAACGCGGCGCGCATCGACGGCGCCGGCTTTTTCACCATCTACCGCCGCGTGATCTTTCCGCTGTCGCTGCCGATCTTCATGGTCTGCTTCATCTGGCAGTTCACCCAGATCTGGAACGACTTCCTGTTCGGCGTGGTGTTCGGCGGCGCCGATGCGCAGCCGGTCACGGTGGCACTGAATAACCTGGTCAACACATCGACCGGCGTCACCGAATACAACGTCAACATGGCCGCCGCCATTATCGCCGCGTTGCCGACCCTGGGACTGTACCTGGTGGCTGGCAAATACTTCGTGCGCGGGCTGACCGCGGGCGCGGTCAAGGGCTGA
- a CDS encoding maltoporin has product MKRITLSTLATALLLAFASTAAVAGDHETEGFHGYLRAGVGSSNHGGSQSCYGLGGITMAYRLGNECDSFTEFGYTHTLAKSSNGAEFVGTIWADAYKNSSDFGDAKLGVSKAYVEAKNLPFMNGGIIWAGKRHYYRPDIHMLDMQYINMNGTGGGVDGYPVGPGKISYAVFKDNDDNVYSTDPVTGVRTLRSTSAALRQNVVYEGLPVNPNGTLDFAVSLIHAQDDNNNVTTHNGYQVSMFHRQAKLLGGGNTVGVQYGVGPGTGINGPCCARMGPSGSTLLGSDVTRVRVFDDIVIQPTRDFSMEFVALYQRDKSDLGGSSTWTTVGARPVYALAENFKLQAELGVSRLKDKLNPTPLRLTKLTLAPTITLGRDYYARPELRAFVSYGKWNDAAKGAVNAFNNGGPVYGDRTSGTSYGVHLEAWW; this is encoded by the coding sequence ATGAAACGCATTACTTTGAGTACATTAGCAACTGCATTGCTGCTCGCTTTCGCCAGCACCGCCGCTGTCGCCGGGGACCATGAGACCGAGGGCTTCCACGGTTACCTGCGCGCCGGGGTTGGCTCGTCGAACCACGGCGGCTCGCAAAGCTGCTACGGCCTGGGCGGCATCACCATGGCTTACCGCCTCGGCAACGAATGCGACAGCTTCACCGAATTCGGCTACACCCACACCCTGGCCAAGTCCAGCAATGGCGCCGAGTTCGTCGGCACCATCTGGGCCGACGCCTACAAGAACAGCTCGGACTTCGGCGACGCCAAACTGGGCGTCTCGAAAGCCTATGTCGAAGCCAAAAACCTGCCGTTCATGAACGGCGGCATCATCTGGGCCGGTAAGCGCCACTACTACCGTCCCGACATCCACATGCTGGATATGCAGTACATCAACATGAACGGCACCGGCGGCGGTGTCGACGGCTACCCTGTCGGCCCCGGCAAGATCAGCTACGCCGTGTTCAAGGACAACGACGACAACGTCTACTCCACCGATCCGGTCACGGGCGTGCGCACCCTGCGCAGCACCAGCGCCGCGCTGCGCCAGAACGTGGTCTACGAAGGCTTGCCGGTCAACCCGAACGGCACCCTCGATTTCGCCGTCAGCCTGATCCACGCCCAGGACGACAACAACAACGTCACGACCCACAACGGCTACCAGGTCTCGATGTTCCACCGCCAGGCCAAACTGCTCGGCGGCGGCAACACCGTGGGCGTGCAATACGGCGTCGGCCCCGGCACCGGCATCAATGGCCCATGCTGCGCGCGCATGGGTCCTTCCGGCAGCACCCTGCTCGGTTCGGACGTGACGCGCGTGCGCGTGTTCGACGATATCGTGATCCAGCCAACCCGCGACTTCAGCATGGAATTCGTGGCCCTGTACCAGCGCGACAAATCGGACCTGGGCGGCAGCAGCACCTGGACCACCGTGGGCGCGCGTCCGGTGTACGCCCTGGCCGAAAATTTCAAGTTGCAGGCTGAACTGGGCGTGAGCCGCCTGAAGGACAAGCTCAACCCGACGCCCCTGCGCCTGACCAAGCTGACCCTGGCACCGACCATCACCCTGGGGCGCGATTACTACGCCCGTCCGGAACTGCGCGCCTTTGTCAGCTACGGCAAGTGGAACGACGCCGCCAAGGGCGCCGTGAACGCCTTCAACAATGGCGGCCCGGTGTATGGCGACAGGACCAGCGGCACCTCCTACGGCGTGCACCTGGAAGCCTGGTGGTAA
- a CDS encoding lysozyme inhibitor LprI family protein, which translates to MTVLRTMLMLALAAGAVSTASAAAPDAASAIAPATAPATARGKQYERCMEKAVSNVDMQECMSAQYAVEDKRLNVAYRALLAPLQGARKNQLQEAQRLWLKYTEANCGFYADPDGGTSARLAAHECAVSARAARAAELEELVRVR; encoded by the coding sequence ATGACCGTATTACGAACGATGTTGATGCTGGCGCTGGCCGCAGGCGCCGTCTCCACCGCCAGCGCCGCCGCGCCGGATGCCGCGTCGGCTATCGCGCCGGCTACCGCGCCGGCTACCGCGCGTGGCAAGCAGTACGAGCGCTGCATGGAAAAAGCGGTCAGCAACGTTGATATGCAAGAGTGCATGTCGGCGCAGTACGCGGTCGAGGACAAGCGCCTCAATGTCGCGTACCGGGCCTTGCTGGCGCCTCTGCAAGGCGCGCGCAAGAACCAGCTCCAGGAAGCCCAGCGGCTGTGGCTGAAATATACCGAGGCGAATTGCGGGTTTTATGCCGATCCCGATGGCGGCACGTCGGCGCGCCTGGCGGCCCACGAATGCGCGGTCAGCGCGCGCGCGGCACGGGCGGCCGAGCTTGAGGAACTGGTGCGCGTGCGCTGA